Genomic segment of Mycobacterium botniense:
CACGTCTGCGCACGCCAGATCGCGCACCGTGGTGAACCCGTTCATCAGCAACGCCCGCAGCACCGGCAGTGACTTCAGCGCTTTCGCGACGCTGGAGTCCGCGGCCGCACCCGGACCGAACGGCGGGTGCACCGTGACATGGACATGGCAGTCCATGAACCCCGGTGTGAGCGTGTGGCCGGACAGGTCGATCAGTTGGGCTTCCGGGGGAGCCTCCAGCGAGTCGCCGATCCGCTGGATCCGGCCGTCGCCGACGAGCACCTGCCGCGGCGTGACCGTCTCCGAGATCCCGTCCCAGACATTGGCACCGGTGATCAAAATCGCCATTGCCGCCACCTTATCGCCGGGCGCTCACATCGTTCAGCCGAACCGGCGCGCGGGCACCGGCTAATCTGCGAACTTGCGCAACCGCTGCCACGGCGGTGTCCTGGTCAGACAAGCCGCGAAGGAGAACGGTGATGAACGAACAGCCAGCCACCCTGTGCGCGGCGTTTCAGCGCACGGCCGCGATCGATCCCGACGCGGTCGCGCTGCGTACACCGGGCGCGACCCAGACACTGACCTGGCGACACTACGCGGCCCAGGTACGTCAGGCCGCGGCCGGCCTGGCCGGGCTGGGGGTCCGGCGGGGCGACACGGTTGCGCTGATGATGGCCAACCGGATCGAGTTCTATCCGCTGGAAGTGGGTGCGCAACACGTCGGGGCCACCTCGTTCTCGGTGTACAACACGCTGCCCGCCGAGCAACTGACCTACCTGTTCGCCAACGCCGGCACCAAGGTCGCGATCTGCGAAGAGCAGTACGTCGATCGTATCCGCGCCAGCGGCGCGGCCATCGAGCACATCGTCTGCATCGACGGCTCACCGGCGGGCGCCCTGTCAGTGGACGATTTATACGCCGCCGCCCCCGATGACTTCGACTTCGAATCCACTTGGCGAGCAGTGCAATCCGACGACGTTGTCACCCTCATCTACACCTCGGGCACCACCGGGAACCCCAAGGGGGTAGAGATGACGCACGCCAATCTGCTGTTCGAGGCGTTTGCCCTCGACGCCGTCCTGGGGGTGCGATTCGGTGACCGGATCACGTCGTTTCTGCCTTCGGCGCACATCGCCGACCGGATGATGGGGCTCTACAACCAAGAGGTGTTCGGCACCCAGGTCACCGTGGTGTCCGACGCAAAGGCGATCGCGGCCGCCCTGCCCGACGTTCGGCCCACCATCTGGGGTGCGGTGCCGCGGGTATGGGAAAAGCTTAAGGCCGCAATCGAATTCGCCGCCGCACATGAGGCCGACGAGGTCAAGCGGCAGGCGCTGCAGTGGGGGCTATCGGTTGCCGCCAAACGCGGCGCCGCGCTGCTGGCCGGTGAACCTGTTCCCGATGAGCTGGCCGCCGAGTGGGCCAAAGCCGACGAGCTGGTGCTCTCGGCGCTGCGGGAGCGGATCGGCTTGGATCAGCTGCGCTGGG
This window contains:
- the fadD11 gene encoding fatty acid--CoA ligase FadD11; its protein translation is MNEQPATLCAAFQRTAAIDPDAVALRTPGATQTLTWRHYAAQVRQAAAGLAGLGVRRGDTVALMMANRIEFYPLEVGAQHVGATSFSVYNTLPAEQLTYLFANAGTKVAICEEQYVDRIRASGAAIEHIVCIDGSPAGALSVDDLYAAAPDDFDFESTWRAVQSDDVVTLIYTSGTTGNPKGVEMTHANLLFEAFALDAVLGVRFGDRITSFLPSAHIADRMMGLYNQEVFGTQVTVVSDAKAIAAALPDVRPTIWGAVPRVWEKLKAAIEFAAAHEADEVKRQALQWGLSVAAKRGAALLAGEPVPDELAAEWAKADELVLSALRERIGLDQLRWAVSGAAPIPKETLAFFAGIGIPIAEVWGMSELSCVASVSHPRDALLGTVGKLLPGLEARIAGDGEFLVRGPLVMKGYRKEPAKTAEAIDEEGWLHTGDILEMDADGYLRVVDRKKELIINAAGKNMSPANIENTILAACPMIGAMVTIGDARPYNTALLVFDADSVGPYAARHGLEASPAALAADPEVIAEIAAGVAKGNTRLSRVEQIKRFRVLPTVWEPGGDEMTLTMKLKRRPIAEKYAAEIEELYADNPGPEVHEPAGWQTAQPV